The genome window CTGGTGTCAGTTTATAACAGCATACACCTGGTGTACACCGTCAGTTTATAACAGGATACACCTGGTGTACACCATCAGTTTATACTGGATACACCTGGTGTCAGTTTATAACAGAATACACCTGGTGTACACCGTCAGTTTATAACAGGATACACCTGGTGTACACCGTCAGTTTATACTGGATACACCTGGTGTCAGTTTATAACAGGATACACCTGGTGTACACCGTCAGTTTATAACAGAATACAGCTGGTGTCAGTTTATAACAGGATACACCTGGTGTCAGTTTATAACAGGATACACCTGGTGTACACCGTCAGTTTATAACAGGATACACCTGGTGTACACCGTCAGTTTATAACAGGATACACCTGGTGTACACCGTCAGTTTATAACAGCATACACCTGGTGTACACCGTCAGTTTATAACAGAATACACCTGGTGTACACCGTCAGTTTATTCTGGATACACCTGGTGTACACCGTCAGTTTATAACAGGATACACCTGGTGTCAGTTTATAACAGGATACACCTGGTGTACACCGTCAGTTTATAACAGGATACACCTGGTGTACACCGTCAGTTTATTCTGGATACACCTGGTGTACACCGTCAGTTTATAACAGGATACACCTGGTGTACACCGTCAGTTTATAACAGGATACACCTGGTGTACACCGTCAGTTTATTCTGGATACACCTGGTGTACACCGTCAGTTTATACTGGGTTATAGTAGATTATAGATTATAGTCTTATGATTCTAACACATTTCACCCAGTTCTACAGATTCAGGGTGAAATACTTTAGTCACTACTTTAAATATTCAAATTCTTCTATCAAtggagctctccctctctctgtgtatttgtgttACTGTAAcagtaaactgtgtgtgtgtgtgtgcagggatgTGAACCGGTGCCTGATGGAGCTGTGTGTGATGGCGTATGGGTGTGTGACGGCGTGTGCGAGGAGTGTGTGTGGCGTGCTGCCgtacctaccctacagtaaacaGTGTAAGATGAGGAAACGGGGATCCATCGTCTGTAAGCTGATCGCCTCTCTGATGTGCAGGGCAGGTGAGACAACACGTTATGTTTCAATCGAATGTGTTGGAGATAACGGTTCATCTACACTGTGTTAGGTCTGACGgacgtatgtatgtgtgtgtaggtctgacCCATCTCATCACTGTGGATCTTCATCAGAAGGAGATTCAGGGCTTCTTCAACATCCCAGTAGACAACCTGAGAGCTTCTCCCTTCCTACTGCagtacatacaggaggaggtaggactacactacccacaaccccctcctactacagtacatacaggaggaggtaggactacactacccacaaccccctcctactacagtacatacaggaggaggtaggactacactacccacaaccccctcctactacagtacatacaggaggaggtaggactacactacccacaaccccctcctactacagtacatacaggaggaggtaggactacactacccacaaccccctcctactacagtacatacaggagggaggactacactacccacaaccccctcctaCTGCATTACATACAGGAGGAGATgggactacactacccacaaccccctcctactacagtacatacaggagggaggactacactacccacaaccccctcctaCTGCATTACATACAGGAGGAGATgggactacactacccacaaccccctcctactgcagtacatacaggaggaggtaggactacactacccacaaccccctcctactacagtacatacaggagggatgactacactacccacaaccccctactactacagtacatacaggaggagatgggactacactacccacaaccccctcctactgcagtacatacaggaggaggtaggactacactacccacaaccccctcctactacagtacatacaggaggagggaggactacactacccacaaccccctcctaCTGCATTACATACAGGAGGtaggactacactacccacaaccccctcctactacagtacatacaggaggagggaggactacactacccacaaccccctcctaCTGCATTACATACAGGAGGAGTtaggactacactacccacaaccccctcctactacagtacatacaggagggaggactacactacccacaaccccctcctactgcagtacatacaggaggaggtaggactacactacccacaaccccctcctactacagtacatacaggagggatgactacactacccacaaccccctactactacagtacatacaggaggagatgggactacactacccacaaccccctcctactgcagtacatacaggaggaggtaggactacactacccacaaccccctcctactacagtacatacaggaggagggaggactacactacccacaaccccctcctaCTGCATTACATACAGGAGGtaggactacactacccacaaccccctcctactacagtacatagaggaggagggaggactacactacccacaaccccctcctaCTGCATTACATACAGGAGGAGTtaggactacactacccacaactccctcctactacagtacatacaggaggaggtaggACTACACTAACCACAACCCCTtcctactacagtacatacaggaggagggatgactacactacccacaaccccctactactacagtacatacaggaggaTGCCCTACCCATAACTCCTTGTtgtctccctgtagattccaaactccactacccataactccttgttgtctccctgtagattccaaactccactacccataactccttgttgtctccctgtagattccaaactacactacccataactccttgttgtctccctgtagattccaaactACACGACCCATAACTCCTTGTtgtctccctgtagattccaaactccactacccataactccttgttgtctccctgtagattccaaactccacgacccataactccttgttgtctccctgtagattccaaactccacgacccataactccttgttgtctccctgtagattccaaactACACTACCCATAACTCCTTGTTGTCTCCCTCTAGATTCCAAACTCCACTACCCATAACTCATTGTtgtctccctgtagattccaaactccacgacccataactccttgttgtctccctgtagattccaaactccacgacccataactccttgttgtctccctgtagattccaaactACACTACCCATAACTCCTTGTTGTCTCCCTCTAGATTCCAAACTCCACTACCCATAACTCATTGTtgtctccctgtagattccaaactccactacccataactccttgttgtctccctgtagattccaaactCCACGACCCATAACTCCTTGTTGTCTCCCTCTAGATTCCAAACTCCACTACCCATAACTCATTGTtgtctccctgtagattccaaactCCACGACCCATAACTCCTTCTTGTCTCCCTCTAGATTCCAAACTCCACTACCCATAACTCATTGTtgtctccctgtagattccaaactccactacccataactccttgttgtctccctgtagattccaaactccacgacccataactccttgttgtctccctgtagattccaaactacactacccataactcattgttgtctccctgtagattccaaactccactacccataactccttgttgtctccctgtagattccaaactccacgacccataactccttgttgtctccctgtagattccagaCTACCATAATGCCGTTATCGTGGCCAAATCACCGTCCTCCGCTAAGAGGTGAGTTACCCTGACGctaatttctctgtctctctgtctctgtctctatctctgtctctctgtctctgtctctaagaggtgagttaccctgacgctcatttctctgtctctgtctctaagaggtgagttaccctgacgctcatttctctgtctctctgtctctctgtctctaagaggtgagttaccctgacgctcatttctctgtctctctgtctctctgtctctaagaggtgagttaccctgacgctcatttctctgtctctgtctctctgtctctgtctctaagaggtgagttaccctgacgctcatttctctgtctctctgtctctaagaggtgagttACCCTGACGCTCattcctcttgtctctctgtctctctgtctctgtctctgtctctaagaggtgagttaccctgacactcatttctctgtctctgtctctctgtctctgtctctctgtctctgtctctctgtctctaagaggtgagttaccctgacgctcatttctctgtctctgtctctctgtctctgtctctgtctctaagaggtgagttaccctgacgctcatttctctgtctctctgtctctctgtctctgtctctctgtctctaagaggtgagttaccctgacgctcatttctctgtctctgtctctctgtctctgtctctgtctctaagaggtgagttaccctgacgctcatttctctgtctctgtctctctgtctctgtctctgtctctaagaggtgagttACCCTGACGCTCATTCCTTAAGTTcactatgaattaacacactacaactaagtctgtctctgtgtctgtatcgCTGTCTCTGTTGTCTAGGGCCCAGTCCCTCGCCGAGAGGTTGCGTGTGTCTATTGCTGTGATCCACGGAGATGCAGAGACGGACCTGCTGGACGGACGGCACTCTCCTCCGACAGTCAGAACCACCGGAGGTCTACCTGAACTACCCTGTAAGAGACACACAGTTCCCTGTTAGAGACACACAGTTCCCTGTTAGAGACACACAGTTCCCTGTTAGAGACACACAGTTCCCTGTTAGAGACACACAGTTCCCTGTTAGAGACACACAGTTCCCTGTTAGAGACACACAGTTCCCTGTTAGAGACACACAGTTCCCTGTAAGAGACACACAGTTCCCTGTTAGAGACACACAGTTCCCTAaaggcagggttgggtaggttagctccctgttagagacacacagttccctgttagagacacacagttccctgttagagacacacagttccctgttagagacacacagttccctaaaggcagggttgggtaggttagcTCCCTGTTAGAGACACACAGTTCCCTGTTCATcggactctgggtcagtagatacaggGCCTCATCTGACTTTGGGTCAGTAGATAACGGGTCTCattaccgtctctctctctgtcagtctgtatcCCTAAGGagatcatctgactctgggtcagtagataacgGGCCTCattaccgtctctctctctgtcggtctgtatcCCTAAGGagatcatctgactctgggtcagtagataacagGCCTCattaccgtctctctctctgtcagtctgtatcCCTAAGGAGAAGCATCCTATCACAGTCGTAGGAGATGTGGCCGGACGCATCGCCATCATCGTGGTGAGTGgctggggtcagaggtcagggaggAGGCTGTGTGACATCGTCAGGGCAGGACGGgggaggtgtgtatgtgtgttaacctggtgtgtgtgtgtgtgtcaggatgaCATCATCGATGATGCGGTGGGTTTTGTGGCGGCAGCGGAGATGCTAAGGGAGAGGGGGGCGGGGCCGATCATCGCCATGGCAACACACGCCATCCTGTCTGCGGACGCTCCCAGAATCCTCCAGGAGTCAGCCATTAGTCAGGTAAGAGGGGACTTGAACGGAGGGGAGGGGACTTGAACGGAGGGGAGGGGACGGGAGGGGACTGGAACGGAGGGGACGGGAACGGAGGGGACGGGAACGTAGGGGAGGGAACGGAGGGTAGGGAATGGGGAGGGGACGGGAACGGAGGGGACGGGAACGGGAACGGAGGGTAGGGAACGGGGAGGGGACGGGaacggaggggaggggacaggaaa of Oncorhynchus mykiss isolate Arlee unplaced genomic scaffold, USDA_OmykA_1.1 un_scaffold_327, whole genome shotgun sequence contains these proteins:
- the LOC110517295 gene encoding phosphoribosyl pyrophosphate synthase-associated protein 2 isoform X1 encodes the protein MTWRTGTYSRKLLDTEEGLTEVWQPRQGLATPPEGGAKTNVDKLKDRLVLFSANSSPSCMELANRIAERLGVELGKTEVYQDSNGETRIQIQESVRGKDVYIIQTISPDVNRCLMELCVMAYGCVTACARSVCGVLPYLPYSKQCKMRKRGSIVCKLIASLMCRAGLTHLITVDLHQKEIQGFFNIPVDNLRASPFLLQYIQEEIPDYHNAVIVAKSPSSAKRAQSLAERLRVSIAVIHGDAETDLLDGRHSPPTVRTTGGLPELPFCIPKEKHPITVVGDVAGRIAIIVDDIIDDAVGFVAAAEMLRERGAGPIIAMATHAILSADAPRILQESAISQVVVTNTIPHSSQKLQCCKIKTVDVSLILSEAVRRIHCGESMSCLFHNIGADD
- the LOC110517295 gene encoding phosphoribosyl pyrophosphate synthase-associated protein 2 isoform X2, translating into MELANRIAERLGVELGKTEVYQDSNGETRIQIQESVRGKDVYIIQTISPDVNRCLMELCVMAYGCVTACARSVCGVLPYLPYSKQCKMRKRGSIVCKLIASLMCRAGLTHLITVDLHQKEIQGFFNIPVDNLRASPFLLQYIQEEIPDYHNAVIVAKSPSSAKRAQSLAERLRVSIAVIHGDAETDLLDGRHSPPTVRTTGGLPELPFCIPKEKHPITVVGDVAGRIAIIVDDIIDDAVGFVAAAEMLRERGAGPIIAMATHAILSADAPRILQESAISQVVVTNTIPHSSQKLQCCKIKTVDVSLILSEAVRRIHCGESMSCLFHNIGADD